A single genomic interval of Candidatus Dormiibacterota bacterium harbors:
- a CDS encoding type II toxin-antitoxin system HicB family antitoxin, which yields MSTRYLIVVEGDEATNFSAYSPDLPGVVATGATQEECVREMEAAVAFHLEGLREEGAPIPPPISRAAYVEVEPPAA from the coding sequence ATGAGCACCCGGTACCTGATCGTCGTCGAGGGCGACGAGGCGACCAACTTCTCCGCCTACTCGCCGGACCTCCCCGGGGTGGTGGCCACGGGCGCCACCCAGGAGGAGTGCGTCCGCGAGATGGAGGCCGCGGTCGCCTTCCACCTGGAGGGGCTCCGCGAGGAGGGTGCCCCGATCCCACCGCCGATCAGCCGGGCCGCCTACGTCGAAGTCGAGCCGCCAGCGGCCTAG